One Tetrapisispora phaffii CBS 4417 chromosome 2, complete genome genomic region harbors:
- the MIX23 gene encoding Mix23p (similar to Saccharomyces cerevisiae YBL107C; ancestral locus Anc_7.443): MAENKIEESKNEMTLDLSWKQIDPNLIFRDNYYENNDIKDISGHEQQLTLTRARCVNPTLVNSFLNILRHKSDDIIRQRLNDYEKIVNTGKSGSSEISKLGKCGYFLEKELYPNWEVRRQAIQFCENESIKMEKELENSSKNSDVSSKSVVEARLDPYASRDRQAEENSRYNELNSVKLWIKNNKKIESILKNTANEILRQRCDQNTDYINKFWTFSNNQH, from the coding sequence atggctgaaaacaaaatagaAGAATCAAAGAATGAGATGACATTGGACTTGAGTTGGAAGCAAATAGATCCCAATCTAATATTTAGAGATAACTActatgaaaataatgatatcaAGGATATTTCAGGGCATGAGCAACAACTTACTTTGACTAGAGCTAGATGCGTTAACCCAACTTTAGTTAATTCGTTTTTAAACATACTGAGACACAAGAGCGATGACATTATAAGACAGCGTTTAAATGattatgaaaaaattgtaaatacAGGTAAGTCTGGTAGTTCTGAAATCAGTAAGCTAGGGAAATGTGGATACTTTTTAGAGAAAGAACTATATCCAAACTGGGAAGTAAGGAGACAGGCAATACAATTTTGTGAAAATGAATCGATCAAGATGGagaaagaattagaaaatagTAGTAAAAATTCTGATGTGAGTAGTAAGTCAGTTGTAGAGGCGAGGTTAGATCCGTATGCATCTCGTGATCGTCAAGCTGAAGAGAATTCACgatataatgaattgaattcTGTCAAATTATggattaaaaataataaaaaaatcgAGAGCATTCTGAAGAATACTGCAAACGAAATTCTAAGGCAAAGATGTGACCAGAATACCGACtatattaacaaattttgGACATTTTCGAATAACCAGCATTGA
- the PKC1 gene encoding protein kinase C (similar to Saccharomyces cerevisiae PKC1 (YBL105C); ancestral locus Anc_7.441) has translation MYSNIQAEIHKKLEREKNIIQGASNLKKKTDNAMVVQKCNTNIREARQNIEYLEDQLRKIEISASKAQNNSSSSKDQNRMSTINQNEHVFSRLDLVKYDCPSLSQRIEYMLQQLEFKLQVERQYQEANAKLTKLYQIDGDTRSSTAAEGGVVESKNRIKLLTKILKKYQAINVDFTQLESSDDLNNVQPKFRRKQQVGTLNIAISAIRDVDHIQSPMFSKKPESYIIIKIDDVIKARSKFTRTDRWNDVFNIPVEKGNEVEIVIYDKMNDTIMPVAIMWFLLSDIVEEIRKKKVDHSSQQQGWVNASRLMSGSASSGTPAGQSRLQMGSNSINSDINGRSPYGNDNSSSTVSESASGPVTIDSWFVLEPAGQVLVSLGFDKTQPLATSALGGLHRQGAIINRKEEVFEQHGHHFVQKSFYNIMCCAYCGDFLRYTGFQCQDCKFLCHKKCYSNVVTKCIAKSDLDSDPDEAKLNHHIPHRFEPASNLGTKWCCHCGYILPWGKHKVRKCSECGIMCHSQCAHLVPDFCGMSMEMANTILKTIQDTKRTQAQRKKQMSMMGSNVNVEKNKNRDQIKKIATSPMKQTGRQEDELRQYRTNPLPVAPYSATKQKTNDSSAWDEASKSASGYPSLQGNISTTNNNDTYNNFTADAGNNVSPDMKTNMLKNFTQPNNNDPYHNNGDQWQTKQESIAEENRLWNQQRIDMDNELKLDSQQHRKSQIQEIIPDNIMDDIKAGTISLNTVQDEAIMKPIEKSSTNSTNPFREMDKETFNSEKRISAVKDDGSEMTYSPKNASITASPQKSTASGRHKKKGPKRRKVSLDDFILLKVLGKGNFGKVLLSKSKNTGRVCAIKVLKKDHIIQNHDIASARAEKKVFLLATKTKHPFLTNLYCSFQTENRIYFAMEFIGGGDLMWHVQNDRLSVRRAKIYAAEVLLALKYFHDNGVIYRDLKLENILLTPEGHIKIADYGLCKDEMWYGNTTSTFCGTPEFMAPEILKEQAYTRAVDWWAYGILLYQMLLCQSPFSGDDEDEVFNAILSDEPLYPIDMAGDIVQIFQGLLTKDPTKRLGAGPRDALEIMEEPFFHNINFDDVINLRIEPPYIPKISSPEDTSYFEQEFTSAPPTLTPLPSLLTTSQQEEFRGFSFMPNDLEL, from the coding sequence atgtACTCGAATATACAAGCAGAGATCCATAAGAAATTGGAACGTGAGAAAAACATTATTCAAGGGGCTTCGAActtgaaaaagaaaactgATAATGCTATGGTAGTTCAAAAATGTAATACTAATATCAGAGAAGCTCgtcaaaatattgaatatttggaAGATCAACTTCGTAAGATAGAAATTTCTGCGTCAAAGGCTCAAAATAACAGTTCTTCAAGTAAAGATCAGAATAGAATGTCTACTATTAATCAAAATGAACATGTTTTCTCAAGATTGGATTTAGTTAAATATGATTGTCCATCATTGTCTCAGAGAATAGAATACATGTTGCAACAATTAGAATTTAAGTTGCAAGTCGAAAGACAATATCAAGAAGCAAATGCTAAGCTGACAAAGTTATATCAAATTGATGGTGATACGAGAAGTAGTACGGCTGCTGAAGGTGGTGTTGTGGAATCCAAGAACagaattaaattattaacaaaaattttgaaaaaatatcagGCTATTAACGTTGATTTTACTCAATTGGAAAGCTCAgatgatttgaataatgtGCAACCAAAATTCAGAAGAAAGCAGCAAGTTGGTACATTAAATATAGCTATCTCCGCAATCAGAGATGTTGATCATATCCAATCACCAATGTTTTCTAAAAAGCCAGAatcatatattattattaaaattgatgaCGTGATAAAGGCAAGATCAAAGTTTACGAGAACTGACAGATGGAATGATGTATTTAATATTCCTGTTGAAAAGGGTAATGAGGTAGAAATAGTTATTTATGATAAAATGAACGATACTATTATGCCAGTAGCAATCATGTGGTTTTTACTATCAGATATAGTTGAAGAAATACGTAAAAAGAAGGTTGATCATTCAAGTCAACAACAAGGTTGGGTCAATGCCTCTAGATTAATGAGTGGTTCAGCATCGAGTGGTACCCCAGCAGGTCAATCTCGATTACAAATGGGCtctaattcaataaattcagATATTAATGGCAGGAGTCCCTATGGCAATGACAACAGTAGCAGTACTGTATCTGAATCTGCATCAGGGCCAGTAACAATAGATTCATGGTTTGTTTTAGAACCAGCAGGTCAAGTTTTAGTCTCATTAGGCTTTGATAAAACGCAGCCATTAGCTACCTCTGCATTGGGTGGTTTACATCGTCAAGGTGCTATCATTAATAGAAAAGAAGAGGTTTTTGAACAGCACGGTCATCATTTTGTTCAAAAATCATTTTACAACATTATGTGCTGTGCATACTGTGGTGATTTTTTGCGATACACAGGTTTTCAATGTCAGGATTGTAAATTCCTATGTCACAAGAAATGTTACTCAAATGTAGTAACAAAATGTATTGCAAAATCAGACTTAGATTCTGATCCAGATGAAGCTAAGTTAAATCATCATATTCCTCATAGATTTGAGCCGGCTTCTAATCTTGGTACAAAGTGGTGTTGCCACTGTGGTTATATACTACCATGGGGGAAACATAAAGTTAGGAAATGTTCGGAATGTGGCATTATGTGTCACAGTCAATGTGCACACTTAGTACCAGATTTCTGTGGTATGTCAATGGAGATGGCAAACACTATATTAAAAACTATACAGGACACTAAACGTACTCAAGCACAAAGGAAAAAGCAAATGTCAATGATGGGCTCTAATGTTAATGTggagaaaaataaaaacagaGATCAGATTAAAAAGATTGCTACTTCTCCGATGAAACAAACAGGAAGACAAGAAGATGAGTTAAGACAATATCGCACAAATCCATTGCCAGTTGCTCCATATTCTGCAACTAAACAAAAAACTAATGACAGCTCAGCCTGGGATGAAGCTTCGAAATCTGCATCTGGATATCCAAGTCTTCAAGGAAATATATCCACTACGAATAATAATGACacttataataatttcacAGCTGATGCTGGTAATAACGTTTCACCTGACATGAAGACGAATATGTTGAAGAACTTTACTCAACCTAATAATAACGATCCATATCATAACAACGGTGACCAATGGCAAACCAAACAAGAAAGCATTGCTGAAGAGAACAGATTATGGAATCAACAGCGTATTGATATGgataatgaattgaaattagaCTCTCAACAACATAGAAAATCAcaaattcaagaaattataCCAGATAATATTATGGACGATATAAAGGCAGGCactatttctttaaatactGTTCAAGATGAAGCAATTATGAAACctattgaaaaatcttCGACTAATTCGACCAATCCGTTTAGAGAAATGGACAAAGAAACATTTAATTCGGAAAAGAGAATTTCAGCTGTTAAAGATGATGGTTCCGAAATGACTTATAGTCCAAAGAATGCCAGTATTACTGCTTCTCCACAAAAATCAACAGCAAGTGGTAGACATAAAAAGAAAGGTCCAAAACGTCGTAAAGTATCGCTTGATGATTTCATATTACTAAAAGTTTTAGGTAAAGGTAATTTTGGTAAAGTTTTGTTATCTAAGTCTAAAAACACTGGCAGGGTTTGTGCAATTAAAGTCTTAAAGAAAGAtcatattattcaaaatcatGATATTGCCAGTGCAAGAGCCGAAAAGAAGGTCTTTTTACTAGCAACGAAAACAAAACATCCATTCTTAACTAACTTATACTGTTCATTCCAAACAGAAAATCGTATATATTTTGCTATGGAATTTATTGGTGGTGGTGATTTGATGTGGCATGTTCAAAATGATAGACTTTCAGTCAGAAGAGCTAAAATATATGCAGCAGAAGTATTATTAgcattgaaatatttccaTGACAATGGTGTTATTTACCGTGATttgaaattagaaaatattttgttgaCACCTGAAGGTCACATCAAGATTGCCGATTATGGTTTATGTAAAGATGAAATGTGGTATGGTAACACTACTTCTACATTCTGTGGTACTCCTGAATTCATGGCACCAGAAATTCTAAAAGAACAAGCCTACACTAGAGCTGTTGATTGGTGGGCATACggtattttattatacCAAATGTTATTATGTCAATCTCCATTCTCCGGTGATGACGAAGATGAGGTATTTAACGCTATTTTAAGCGATGAACCATTATATCCAATAGATATGGCTGGAGATATTGTTCAAATTTTCCAAGGTCTATTAACTAAAGACCCTACAAAAAGATTAGGTGCAGGTCCAAGAGATGCTTTGGAAATTATGGAAGAACCATTTTTCCacaatattaattttgatgatgTTATTAACTTGAGGATAGAACCTCCATACATACCAAAAATTAGTTCACCAGAAGATACATCATATTTTGAACAAGAATTCACGTCAGCTCCTCCAACATTGACACCATTGCCTTCTTTATTGACAACGTCTCAACAAGAAGAATTCCGTGGGTTTTCATTCATGCCTAATGATCTTGAACTCTAG
- the SEA4 gene encoding Sea4p (similar to Saccharomyces cerevisiae YBL104C; ancestral locus Anc_7.440), giving the protein MGLIKRVNTWSYDDQLDYLSVNPTRDEVTHYKVDPHNYSDESIVKLNTVKDFGSITCLDYSESEAGLIGVGEKSGYARILNIIEDSENDYYYDFKVRAKKVRCINALVINNSGLVAVGLDRHRNDASLQIWDANYQNTDSDIINPSFSYCVNENIVSLRFLQDTSLLVSSTKFLKEIDIRSSNPVFQLPTRLSYDIKLNPFNGWQFSTYGDDGTLAIWDRRRLASHDNSAGLSLPQPLIQFDKLVGTGAASRKYMNSCFRWSTVRNWEFSTLHHGNTIKRWNLGSTMQQDENSNEYEELFVSKVQEVMTTFDRVVTFDYIPQDNYRTSLICMRQSGTVYRMPILETYSKAKFDNYNSLILSNSDSPQFDELRVSDDDDNAAFGTIQNSIKELSFEDLDIADEMIASNNINDENSDHGTETTKDGSSVIENDDTESLLDNEDDYALFWKPQKLLKQDISVIMKKRAKLEYGLDPVTTVEKIDCSKDLQNFSYIRNTWRWIAIAKAAVDDGSMASKNLDLGYEGILGIWNGLSSISVQRRYYDDSLLTEKQLNKEIEKIMKARRKNKSTQGQKNPLTKWSDSPKHIQRKLCLIISGWDLTTSDYEDKYKKIIANGNHEKAAAWAVFFGDIPKAVEILSSAKNERLQLIATAVSGYMVYKDHLGNNPWRQQCRKMASEFENPYLRVIFAFIADNDWWDVLYEPAISLRERLGVALRFLNDSDLTIFLERTSSSVISNGELEGLILTGITPSGIDLLQSYVNKTSDIQSAAMVSIFGSPRYFHDKRVDEWVSTYRDMLNSWEMFAMRAKFDVLRSKLSKTRGGTITANVRPRQLYIQCINCKKNINQPSPHINLKRNATSNSLNDGSTGNSSTNLVASNANGSQSSMVTNKRMFGTVNNAMNSNKKVKQKYNCPHCGAQLPRCAICLLPLGTSNLPFTIKGIEDQSAAGGVNKDNLTGNEDEHNTAINKKNESNTENALENKNIDNKDLINKNDTAFLDEALLMNEELKEQKRLRMNEWFSFCLSCNHGMHSGHADEWFVRHNFCPVPGCNCQCNKK; this is encoded by the coding sequence ATGGGTCTGATTAAGCGAGTTAACACATGGTCATACGACGATCAACTCGACTACCTTTCTGTCAATCCAACTAGAGATGAAGTTACGCATTATAAGGTCGACCCTCATAACTACTCAGATGAATCTATTGTAAAGTTAAATACGGTAAAAGATTTTGGAAGCATTACCTGTTTAGATTATTCAGAATCAGAAGCAGGGCTTATTGGTGTTGGTGAGAAATCTGGTTATGCaagaattttaaatattatagaaGATAGCGAGAATGATTATTACTATGATTTTAAAGTACGAGCTAAAAAAGTGAGGTGTATAAATGCTCTagttattaataatagtgGATTAGTTGCAGTTGGTTTAGATAGGCATAGGAATGATGCTTCATTGCAAATTTGGGATGCAAATTATCAGAATACAGATTCAGATATTATAAATCCTAGTTTTTCTTATTGCGTCAATGAGAATATCGTCTCTTTGAGGTTTTTGCAGGATACAAGTCTTTTGGTCTCAAGTaccaaatttttaaaagaaattgatataaGATCTTCCAATCCAGTTTTCCAATTACCTACTAGACTCTCTTatgatataaaattaaatccGTTTAATGGTTGGCAATTTAGCACATATGGTGATGATGGTACACTGGCTATTTGGGATAGAAGAAGATTAGCATCTCATGATAATTCGGCTGGATTAAGTCTTCCCCAACCATTGATTCAATTTGATAAACTAGTTGGTACAGGTGCTGCCTCTAGAAAGTATATGAATTCATGTTTTCGTTGGTCCACTGTGAGAAATTGGGAATTTTCTACTTTACATCACGGTAATACCATAAAAAGATGGAATCTAGGATCAACAATGCAGCAAGATGAAAATAGTAATGAATACGAAGAACTATTTGTATCAAAAGTTCAAGAAGTCATGACAACCTTCGATAGAGTTGTGACATTTGACTATATTCCACAAGATAATTATAGAACTAGTTTGATTTGTATGAGACAATCCGGCACTGTATATCGAATGCCAATACTAGAAACATATTCAAAAGCTAAATTTGACAATTATAATAGTTTGATACTTTCAAACTCAGATAGTCCACAGTTTGATGAGTTAAGGGTATCTGATGATGACGACAATGCAGCCTTTGGCACTATccaaaattcaataaaggAGTTATCCTTTGAAGATCTTGATATCGCTGATGAGATGATAGCATCCAATAATATCAACGATGAGAACAGTGATCATGGCACAGAGACTACAAAGGATGGTAGCAGTGtcattgaaaatgatgatacTGAATCACTTTTagataatgaagatgacTATGCACTATTTTGGAAGCCTCAAAAACTTTTGAAACAAGATATTAGtgtaataatgaaaaagagAGCAAAATTAGAGTACGGTTTAGATCCTGTTACGActgttgaaaaaattgactGTTCAAAGGACTtacaaaatttttcataCATTCGTAATACCTGGAGATGGATTGCTATAGCGAAGGCAGCAGTTGATGACGGTTCCATGGCATCAAAGAACTTAGATTTAGGCTATGAGGGTATTTTGGGTATTTGGAATGGGTTAAGTAGTATATCAGTACAAAGAAGATATTACGATGATTCTCTGTTGACTGAAAAGCAGTTAAATAAGGAAATCGAGAAGATCATGAAAGCAAGAaggaaaaataaatcaactCAAGGACAGAAAAATCCTTTAACAAAGTGGTCAGACTCTCCGAAGCatattcaaagaaaattatgtCTGATTATTTCAGGATGGGATTTAACAACTAGTGATTATGAagataaatataagaaaataatagCGAATGGCAATCATGAAAAAGCAGCAGCTTGGGCTGTCTTTTTTGGTGATATTCCTAAAGCtgttgaaattttaagCTCAGCTAAAAATGAGAGGCTACAGTTAATTGCTACAGCTGTTTCTGGTTATATGGTATACAAAGATCACCTTGGAAATAACCCCTGGAGACAGCAATGCAGAAAAATGGCGTCGGAATTTGAAAACCCGTATTTGAGAGTTATATTTGCCTTTATTGCAGATAATGATTGGTGGGATGTTCTTTATGAACCTGCTATTTCATTACGTGAAAGATTAGGTGTTGCATTAAGATTTTTGAACGATTCAGATTTGACTATCTTTTTGGAGAGGACATCAAGTTCAGTCATCTCCAATGGTGAGTTAGAGGGTTTGATCCTTACTGGTATCACCCCAAGTggtattgatttattacaATCATATGTCAACAAAACAAGTGATATACAGAGTGCAGCAAtggtttcaatttttggATCACCCAGGTACTTTCATGATAAGCGAGTTGACGAATGGGTCTCTACGTATAGAGATATGCTGAATTCTTGGGAAATGTTTGCTATGAGAGCCAAATTTGATGTTTTGAGATCGAAGTTATCTAAAACTAGAGGAGGCACAATTACAGCGAATGTTAGACCTAGACAACTTTATATTCAATGTATTAATTGTAAGAAGAACATCAATCAACCATCACCTCATATTAATCTCAAGAGAAATGCGACTTCCAATTCATTGAATGATGGCTCTACTGGAAATTCCAGCACCAATTTGGTTGCAAGTAATGCCAATGGGTCTCAATCATCTATGGTTACAAATAAGAGGATGTTTGGAACCGTTAACAAtgcaatgaattcaaataagaAAGTCAAACAAAAATACAATTGTCCTCATTGTGGGGCGCAGTTACCAAGATGTGCAATTTGTCTTTTACCGTTAGGTACTTCGAATTTACCATTTACAATCAAAGGTATAGAAGATCAAAGTGCAGCAGGCGGTgtaaataaagataatcTGACTGGTAATGAAGACGAACATAATACagcaattaataaaaaaaatgagtCCAATACCGAGAATGCATTagagaataaaaatatcgaCAACAAAGATCtaatcaataaaaatgatacaGCTTTCTTAGACGAAGCATTATTGATGAATGAGGaattaaaagaacaaaaaagaTTAAGAATGAATGAATGGTTTAGTTTCTGTCTCAGTTGCAACCATGGAATGCATTCAGGTCATGCTGATGAGTGGTTTGTAAGACACAATTTCTGTCCTGTTCCTGGTTGCAACTGTCAATGTAACAAAAAGTGA